In the Moraxella osloensis genome, one interval contains:
- a CDS encoding Spx/MgsR family RNA polymerase-binding regulatory protein, which produces MSITIYGIKNCSTMKKAFDKLTALGLEYEFFDYKKQAIDKPTLANWVKRAGIDKVLNTKGTTYRNLSDAQKAQIKQDADAALDMMVAKSSMIKRPIVVSDNELIIGFDEIAFEKLGM; this is translated from the coding sequence ATGAGCATCACCATCTACGGTATCAAAAACTGTAGCACCATGAAAAAGGCGTTTGATAAATTAACTGCACTGGGTTTGGAGTATGAATTTTTTGACTACAAAAAACAGGCGATAGACAAACCGACATTAGCCAATTGGGTAAAGCGAGCAGGTATAGATAAGGTATTAAATACCAAAGGCACAACCTACCGCAACCTTAGCGATGCGCAAAAAGCCCAAATAAAGCAAGATGCGGATGCTGCGTTAGATATGATGGTAGCTAAGTCAAGTATGATTAAGCGCCCGATTGTCGTCTCAGACAATGAGTTAATCATTGGTTTTGATGAAATTGCCTTTGAAAAACTAGGCATGTAA